Below is a window of Stigmatopora nigra isolate UIUO_SnigA chromosome 3, RoL_Snig_1.1, whole genome shotgun sequence DNA.
TAGTAGGTACTTATTAACAAGTAAATCGATGAACtggttttataaaaatgtaaatatgccGTCACATTACAAAGGATGATATCACGATCATCTTTAACAAGCAAGTCGATCATGACACTGCTTGAATTCTATTGTATCCCCAGTTCAGATATGGAGCTAATTAAAGTGcagcttttttttgcaaaagtgcTAATAAATCACACTGTGACTCTTCAGTTAATTACACACACCTTCCTTTGCCAACCGTTCACAAATGTTTTAGCCCAAGCACAATTTGCACACAATTATCACAgcgggaaagcaatgaaaatgGCGCAGGTATAATAGGTTCATGCCGACCTCCACGTGCAGTACACTGCATGCATGTGAAAAACATGCAGTTCTGCCTTACTCTTCTTGTCCTATCACACAAAAGTGTAGTGAATCCCGTTGCTTagaggagaggaggaggaggaaggtgcCACAGAtacaggaggaagaggaggagggggaggcggaagtggaggaggaggcggtACCGGCGTGTTAGCCTGTGATGGAACTAAAAACGAGAGACAGGAGGAAAAGACAAGGAGGAGAGGATTTGGGCTACTGACTTTGTCATCAACTCTTCGAAATTATACTCATCTGTTCAGattgaaacatttaaaatagtAGTTTGTGCATTTGTAAAGGGGATTTTCGAACACAAGACCTGTCCCAACACATCGTTTGGTGTGTCCCACAAAAGGAGTGCGATAGAGAAAGTGGTTGTTCCTCCATCATCAACCCTCCTTTTAATTCATTCGCTGATAAAACCATGGTAAATAAAGGTTatgtggcagccaatgagtctgAGCAAACTTAATGgggcaagttttttttccaatttgttcTATATACGTCATACAAGGCAATCCTATATTTAAAACGTACAATGTGGCCCGCAACAGAATGACTTTGGCCCCTCTAAAAACAAAACCTTTTAGGCAGATAATCATTCTGAATCCGCATTATATGCCTTTTTGAACACTCAACACCAAATTATATATCATTTACATGTTACATATGTAATATATGTCCTGTTTGTTGGAAAAGGTTTAGAAAATATCAATCTTATTTTTTCTATCAACGAAGGTTCATTCTCCCCTCCAATTCACAATAAGGTAAATGAGTGCCCTGTAAGGAAATTTTAATAAGAATAATTCATAAATTGTGTAAGTGATGGTCAAATGAACTGCCCAATTTGATCTATTGATTCAGTATAAATCAAAatgattattaataatattaactgGCTGAAAGGAATCAAATCTAGCCACATCTACCCACTAAATGTGTGCTTTTTGTcataaacaatattaaaaagtTACCATCTTAATAAGTGATTGCACTATTACTATATAGTCCAGCTGGATGAAGGCTGTCACCCATAATTGTATGAAATATTTGAATTGAAGGGTGTGACCgaatattagtcatttctttgcCTCTCTTCTGACAACATGCCAGCAGTTCTATTCTCTGACATCCCTCCATACTTGAAATAATGTTATAATTGTTGACTTTTCCTCAGCACAAGCCGACAGCTCGCATGTGACAGGTGTGCGTACGTGCGCGGCCGTGAAATTGTGCGCCGCCCGGCTGCTGTAGAGCAAGAGGAAGATGAAATGCGAGTGCGGCGTCTTTCATGCGGCTTCAGAGAGGTGCCGTGTGCGTTCAAAGAAGTGTTAATGCAATGCAGCGTTTGACTGGGTCATTGATCAGCACACAAAATGGCCTCATCTAGCGATTCCTCCCCCGTTTCAAACATTCCACACGGACTGCAATTAGACACCATGTGAGCTCCTGACACGGAATAATGTGAAGTTATTAAGGAATGAAGAGCCCTGCTTGACTCGACAGCTCTTCTTCCCCGCCTTCATCTTTCTCAACCATCAgtccaatttgaaaaaaaaaaagaaattaaactTAAATGTTGCCCTTTTTCTCCTCGAACTGTTTTAAAAGAAAGCTCTCGTTTGTAATTGGTAGAGATCTGGAATTAGTTACTGTACTTACGTAGAATCATCACATATATGTGCATCAACTGATTATATTAGTTctggggatattttttttactctctatATATTTCCTGAATGAAATCTATAGCTTTACTGCAACATTTTGTCAGTGAATTTAACATTTCattaaattgttataagtacaattttcaaaaattggtagttatttgaacattttttaattttgttttttgggggtagaGAATTGGAGGAACCCAGAGAAAATGCTTGTTGccatatttagttttaaaaaaataagggcATCTATCATTCAATAGTATTGCATGACAGGACAGTTTGCATTCAACAGTACATTTCCTAAATAAAATGTCTACTTTGGAGACCTGCCTGTTTACAGACATGATCTCCAATTACTTAGGaatttttagggatttttctggattgttgtgtgtgtgtgtgtgtgggggggggggggggtgttcggTGCAAACTACTGTATAATGTGTATCACCTGTGACCCGTTTGCTCTTGAGGGAGGCTTCAGAGGCCAGCATGTAGGACATGGTGATGATCCTTTCCTGTTCCTGCAGAACTGAGTCAAGCCCCAGCTGGTTCACTTCAGACTTGTCAGCACATAACGCCGGTGCCAGGTTTTGAACGCTGTCAAATAAACACAGAATATGAAAAGAATGAGATCCAGAGATTGAACTATTCAgtcactgacaaaaaaaacaacagttgcAAATGCTGTGAAATGTCTTGTTTTAGCAATGCTATAAATGGCAACTACTTTCGTCTTGTTATCAAAATACGTACACCAAAAATAACATGGACATTGTAACTCACATTTGGGAAATAGCACGAACCCTACTGCCATTTCCAACACGCAGAATGTGCACTACATCCTCCATATTGCCTAGTTGTCAAAATGACTGATTTGCTGTTGTTATACAGCAACGCTTAAAGCAGTTAGCTCTTGAAATACCATCAtttcaacacacaaaaaatataaatgatgtTTGACAACCTCTGGAGCTGACATGTATACCTTTCTGAAAGTTTTACAAATAAACACCGACCTCTGAAACTTTAAACGTCAACAAATGTGTTTGCGAATCACTTATGCggtgttattatatttttttggaaatctCTTCCCATAACTAACCTGGACTTTGCCAAGATGCTCTTGATCCTTTCCACCTTCCGATGACGGTCCTCCATTTCCTCAGGACTCAGAGGCTCCTCTGGCTCCAAATCTACATATCGCTCTGGAATCAACACCTTCTCTGGCGTTGACAGCTgaggaaagaaaatgtgaaaatctttcATTCACAAAGTCAACTTTAGTTGAGACCCATCCTGCTATGCTTTGTGTATCGCAAAAAAATTGAGTCCCTGCCGGATGACAAAGCACTCATTTAAATCAGACAATTATTGtttaatcattaaaataatGCTGACTTTCTTTACCTCTTTAATTAAGTCTGCATCGTAGTCTGATGTTTCCAAGCCGTCGTGGGTGGTAGGCTCTCGGGTCGCCGAACTGAAGGTCAACCAGTCATCCGAGTGCGAACGGGGTCTCTCTTTGTGCTCGGGGGGCCTCTCCTCCCCTTGGACGCTCCTCACACTTTGAGCCTCCTCACCTTGGACTGCCCTTTCCAAAAGTTGCAGGTCAAATTCCTGCTCTCTCCTCCactgcacaaaaacacacataaacacagcaAGGACACACCAGGAAAAGTCATGGGATCAGTGATCAACTACTAGTTCAGGCTAGCCTTACTAGTTAATTGTAGTACTAGGATGTTTAAAATTCCAATACTCTAAAACAAGTGCTCATCTTAAGTCATTGGTTGCCATAaatggtgatagatgtccaattcaatgAGCTAACAGCAAGGATTAAGTACTAATACATCTACCATAAGGAATAAACTGAATGGCAACAATAAAAGAACAATATTTAGTTTTCTTGATGGAACTTATAAAGGTTttggtgtatgtgtgtatgtagtaGTTAAGGGCAAAGAAAGAGGGGAAATACACTGTGGCATGCAAACAAACTAGTGAACACATCATGCATCAAGGCCAGTAAAATGCTACAAACCAAAATTAGGAGGGGGAAGAAAGCATGACAGTATGACTTCATACAtattcattttgtgaaaaaaagaaaaaaaacaataagaaaataaacactatggtaatgttttatttctgtATTCTGTATACAAGGCTGTGTTGAATGTTGAAATACATGCATTTGACTAAAGCTATTGAAATCATGGTATTTTAGCCACATTGTGTGACTGTTGTAATACTGTCAAACTTCAATAGGTCATCTTTTAAAgatgaaaatgacaatgatcAAATAAATACTAATAGGTAGGTCAAATTATGATGTTACGTGATAAGTCGATGGAAATTTGCGGATTTTGACTTACTCACTcacttacacacaaacacatgcaggtATAAGACAAGACTATAGACGATAAAAAGCATACATTTTATGTTAGTTTAATATTTCCTATTGGCAGTGAAATTTGTGACAGATTAGTGGTGAAAACATGGTTGTCAAATTGAAATAGAAACTTTCCCCAGGCCCAAGACAAAATTTTGATCAAGTGCCTCCcaacggaaaaaaaatcaatttttctccTGTGtctcctctcattttctgaaccgctttatcctcattagggtcgagGGTGGTAATGGAGCCTACCCTAGCGGACCTCGGGGCAGAGGCAAGGgttaccctgaattggtggccagccaatcacagggcaaaaggagacaaacaaccattcatgctcacactcatacctaggggcaaattacagtgtccaaccagcctaccatgcatgtctttggaatgtgggatgaaaccagagtaaccagagaaaacccactcagacCCAGGAAGAACAAGAAGGCAACATTGGTGAATATTTGGTGTGAATATGTGTGCAAAGGCAAATAAGCTAATTTGTTAGATGAAGGGATGGCAGACAAGGACGAGGAAAGATAGTTTGGATGTTAAAAGGGATGTGTTAGTGTAATGTATTGATGATTCCACTGATTTCAACACAATGTAAAAATCTTTACAGGAAAATCAAACATAATTTTCCCTAAGTATGAAATACTGCTGGAGATTTCAAGTCCAAAAAGATgaaatgaatgtgtatgtgtgtgtgtgtgtgtgtgtgtgtgtgtgtgtaatcttGCAAACaacatgcaataaaaaaaaaagtatagcatGCAGCGGTAGTGTTTGACATGCCAGTGGAATGTTGGGTCGGCCACTCTCTGTTTGCCTGGCGCCATGCGTGAGAGTGTGGCATGTGGCGACGTTCGAGACTAGAAACATACAGATCCAAAGTCGTCCGAGAGCGGGCGTGAGGACACGGAGGAGGAGCGTGGCGATGCAGAGGCGTGGCGGTCCCCGTGGCTCAAGGTGCGCTTGCGCTGTCGCACAAGAGCCTTCTGGTGTCTTTTCATCCTCTCCAGCTGCTCGTCGGCACTCATCCGCCCGCGCTGAGGCACGGCATCTGCAGAGTAGAGACGCTCTAAGGCACTTTTGGACCGCTCCTGAGAAACCAaaggagaaaagaaagaaagaggggaaaaaaatcacaggaAAGTGATGACTTTGCATTTGGGGGAATTTCTGATTAATTTATTTACTCATTAAAAGCTCCTAAGGGGTTTAAGGAAAAGGTGGATATTCCTCCCACAGTTCTtgactctttgtttttttatcaagaAAACCACACTGGACTACAGTCCATGGGTGTCCACATCATATTATGGGATATATACACCAAGGGACCTTAAGCTCAATACACCACACTGAACAATAATCAGCAGGGTTTCAAAGTGGGTGGCAATAGAGTCAGCATATTGTCCCCAAAAAACTGTAATTTACAATTGGTATACGTATAACATTACTACAAGAATGAATGTAACCTTTACACCAGGAGCTGAAGTCGCTCTTCGTAAAGTCACATAAGAAGAGATGCTTGAGGAGTGATTCATTGTGACGGAGGAGCCGGCTACACAACCGAGAGGAGACAAAACACACACTCTCAGATGcagaaaaatacaacttttcgCTTGGTGAGGAGTCAACATGGCCCTACCTCTGCTAGGTAACGTTTGATAACCTCCGTTGTTTCCTGACGATGTCACGGAGGTGACGCTGGAGCCATCTCCTCCACCCGGCAACTCAGGATCGCTTAGGAAAGGCCTGAGCTCAACCTGTCCCATGTGGAGAAGTTACACTAACCAGGCACAACATACATTAACGAGGACTAAAATTGTAAGGCAGAATTTTTGTCTTTGACTGTATGACAAACCCTGTTTAGACACAGGGGAAATGTTATCAATAATTTGTGGAAATTTATTGGGGAAAACAAAGATAATTTTTCATGGTAAAATACTGTTACACTGCTCTGTACCTTAACATCTCCATTTTGGCCGATCTCTCGGTCCCTCTTCCGTTCGTCAGACTGTCGCTTGAGTCCGCGTACTGACGTGTGTCTGATGACTGTTGTTTCCCTGGGGAGGGGGGGTACAGCTGGGGGGTTCTCATCAGGACTGTATACTTGAGGTAGAGGCGGTCGGGGAGGCACATCTTCCTCAGCCTGCATAAACAAATGACTTGTTACTTTAAAAAGACAGTATTTCTTGTTGAGCCAACTCCTTTCGTAAATTGTGTTTGGGGGGACTTTTTCAGTAGATTAAACAGTATAAAGGAACTTTTAACAAAATACGTACAGTATGTAGATAGATAGCAAAGACATGGAATACGTATGAGAATTTGTTACTGACCCATGAATTTCCAGTGGTGGTGTTTCCACAGTGCAGTGAGGGCTGATGACTGTGACTAGAGGATAAAGTGGGTGTTGTGGCATTGTGGGTACTAGGACTGAGGCTCGGGCTGTGCTGCTGCTGTGACAATCTCATCTCCATAGCAGGCGGGCTTCCAGACATTGAAGGCACTGATGATGCTGACACACAAGGCACAAATTTCCTCTCTGGGGAGGATTGAATGTCAAGTGAGTAGTACACACATCACAGTGTTTTCTCCACTGGGCACATTCAAGGCATTTACAGTGGAGACAACATAATACAGACTATCTGGGGAAATAGCTTATACATTACTCACAAAATGTTACAAGGTGTCAGTGTAAAATTACCTGGGTTGGTCACAGAGGAGATAGTGACTTTGTAGTTGTCTTTACTGCTGCTGAGGCCTGCGATAACATCCTCGATTCTCCAAAGCTCTTTTCTCATCAGGACTTTTTCTTGCtgctcatacaaaaaaatatatacattggcCTTGACAATTGTGCTTAGCAGAGTTAATTAATTTCTTCACAAGCTATTTTTCCAACAATGGAACCCAGTTAGTAAGAAAACAGCCCAGACCAAAAGtctcatatttttgtttaacaattgaataattaattaaaagtgCAAGATTGCTGCCTAACAGCGACAACAGTTTAAATAAACCAGAAAAGGACCTCATGTTACATCTGGTTTGCACTCAAACCACTTAATTTCATACATAGATATAAAGTTTTCCAAATAAATGTGCcctaatattaattatttacatGCATCTCAGAGAACATGGAGCATTTTTCACCTGGGAAAGGTCCGTACGAGTCATATGACCGTGCAGGGCCGCTTTTAGCCAATCTACATCTTTTTCCAGCCTAATGTACTCTTTCCACGCATTCTCCATCTCCTGTAACACAAGTGTACACAATGTAGTGCTTCACTAAACCcagaagacatttttaaacagCAGCACATTTTCTGACATCTTGAAAGAGCAGTACGTTAATCTCTAATTTCTATTTATTGAATTGGAGTAGGGAGATAAATGGGTGACTTACTGTGGAAACTCTGGATATTTCTGCCCTGATGTGCACCACATCCTCCTGCAGTAGTTTTTGCTGGTAGGCAATTTTCTCCATATGGGATGGTTGATCTCTGTACTGCTCCATCTGCTGGTGGGACACATCCAACACTGACTCCAGCTTGTCCTGGACCGAGACATGATGAAATTTAATAGAAGGCATACTTAAGTGTCTTATCCACTTGACTATAAAAACTGGAAAGATATAAACCTTATCTTCCTTGAGTGTGCGTATCTTGGCTTCTAGCTCTTGTAGAATCTTGTCTTGCTCACACAGTCTGCTTAGTTTTACCTAGAGGAACAAAAACAGTGGAAAAGGAGTAAGCATTATTTTGTATACTAGTATGAATAAGTAAATAACTTGGAAGTACACAAAACTTCACAATTTGTCATGAACAAGGTAAAATAAATgcccaaaaaatgtaatctCAATCTCAAGAGACCATTCTCCCTGCAGTGCGGttaagaaagggaaaaaaaatctccggATGTTGTATTAATAGCCATTATGGGCAATTGTAATCAAAAATCCATATAATTTCCAATTCACTTTATAATGTGTGTTTATAGGGAGTGGCAGATATGTTTGCTTAGAAATGGGTTATGTGTTTATGAAAACAACACAAGCCGCCTGCCAAATTCACAGTGGCTCTCACACTGTGTATTTTTCTCCCATCTACTTATCATTCTgttcaattaattattaagctgtgtttattttgctgcggccgtatattgttgtttttaattgcataaaatattcattgttCAGACAAATTTCTTATAAATTGTTAAAGTGGAACAATGCTAATGATGAAAAGCCAGGACATTCATCCTATTTACCTCCATTTGCACACAAAACAAAGAGTGTGTGAAGCGGTGGCGGGTAAATCAAACTGAAAAATTTAACAGCTCGCCTTCTAAAAAGTCCCATTACAtgtatttttccctttaaattgcagcaaggaaaataaaagttgtGGTCGATATTCTCAGGCTCTCACTGTGCAGTCTGCTTGGGAGTCCCCACTGTGTTGCAGTGTACTTACACTCTCTTACCCCCTCCTTTTAACATAATttaccacacacacaaagcacacTAAAAGTCCCACTCATGACAGCAACTAAGTAGttgcataaaaataaaaccataaaaatCACCATCCACTTACATCAGCATCACTTTCAGCAATTTTCACTGgcctttgcactttttttctgagGCATTCTCGTCCGGTAACCTGAAATGGCCCATAGCCGCAAACAAAATAGAATATTTAATACCATTATGACCACACAATTTCATGCTCTCCGACTTTAACGTTCCCAGTTACTACATAAATATTTCAGTgaatcttaaaaaacaaacagtgtGGGTACCAGACAAGTCATATGGTTTTAGAGAAGATCACAGAAGCAGAAAGTGAAACTAAAGACATAAAAAAGTTGGCAACTAAGCACTAATAAAATACTACTTAATGTACTCTATTGTACAAGTACTGCATCTGCTTGGAAGTCTTGACTCACTTATCTTTGTAATAATACTAACTctggagaacaaaaaaacattgttgaatGTTAAAAAAGTTGAAGATAATCATTCATACAaagattgtacaaaaaaatgagatgatgcATTCACTCCCAATAATCTTAAAGACGATATCCTATCACCAAATCCTTAAAAAGCAAAAGCAGGAAAGTCTTATGTCTTAATCACATCTTCCCCAATCATGTCAGATTTTGTAGCAGGTGATTGGTTTAAAGAATCCCAGCAGATGTATCAAATTTGATCCCCAGCTGATTTACTTTGTAGAAACAAATTTCCTTACATTCCAACGGCTTCCAAAAGTTGGCGTGGCATTTTCAAAGCCACTGAAAATTGATACACTCAGCGGCTCATGACTTTGAATCTGTTTTAAAATAGGaagttattacaaaaaaagtattacaaAAGCCACTTTTCAACAACGTATAATTGTTGAAGTGTTGTAAGTGGAATTCTTCCCCATGCCAACTTAATGTAAAACTTCAGCTGTTCAACAGACCCAGTACTCCATTTTCGCATTTTGTGTCTCATAATGCACCCCCCAGTTTCAATGGTCACCGCATCGACAGTGATAAATGccaaatggacgtctatcgctaACCAAGGacaattaaggaaaaaaatgtgttattgaaAATTGGCATTTAGATTCTGGTTTTCTGTTCATTGGCACTAAAGAAGTTTACATATAAGCATATTTAGTCATTGTAAGGCAGGTGAATTAAAAAAGATGGGGTGGTGGAACACAAAAGGTATGAAAGAGGACAAACAGGGATAGTTACATTTAATTGAATGGGTCCCACCTTCAGATCTAGATATTCCAAGTCCTTCTTCAGTTGTACGTAAGTATCATCAGCCTTTAAATGAGCAGTGAAGAGATAAATTACTCATATGACGCTAAATTGGATTACTAGCTATACTAAAACCATTTGGAATTAGttgctttgaattttttttaaccatctgGAAAATAGTTTGATGTCACAATGAAAAAGTCCATTATAGTCGAACCAAAGCCAAAACCACGGCATCAATGAGCAGTGCAACATTGTCATACTGTGAGACCGGTGTCATTCTATAAGGAATCTGTTATGCTGCCTCCAATTGATAAATGCAGGCATGAATGTACTTTGTGTTCCATACTATATGAATGCAAGTGCAATCCACGAGCAACATGCTTTCAAATTCATCTAGTATGTGTCAAATCTTCACACGGCCACGTGCAATGGAGTCTAAGGTGGCAAAATGCCAGTGAATGACAAGGAGGGAATGTTAAGGATCAGCTGGGTTGGGAAAGGGGTGGGTGGTCGGTAGATGACGGCGCACTACCGAGGGGATGGGGGGGGCTGTGGTGTCGAGGAGCTTTAAGTAAGTGCATGACCCCTGACCTGCACGCGGGGGCCGATGAGGCCGTTGTGCTGCTGACGCTGCAGATGAGCGAACGCACCACCCGCACCGACAATGGCGGGGCTTTGTCCACCGGCCATCTTGGCCTGGTGTCTCCGCAGCTGAATGAGGAGAAGAGTCAGCTCCTCGGGCTGGAGCCGCACCCGGCCGGGTTTAGGACACAGAAGGAGCCAGAAGGTTACCAGTCACTAAACACTCTTTCAAAGCCAATTCGAACAGTGGTCACGTGGAAAGGGACCAAAGGGTGGGAGACAAGAGCACTTTTATCCAATCATGTAAACTAAGGCAACACTGAGCAATGGACGTTGGGCAGTTATGATAGAGGATATTTCACGGATGTTGAGGGTGGTCTGATTCTAAGGGGACAGATTGTACAAGTGGATTAAATATGTATTATGCGGTGGGCTCCACAAGGGTTGGATAAAATTGATTCCTCATCCAGATACAAGGAGCAAGGCCTGATGTAAAAATCTGTTCAATGGTAAAATAGGTCATTTTTAACAATcagaacattgttttaaaatgtaactattttaaaaacaacaacaatgtgatGGAATAGCTACTTATAAATGTTAGTAAAAGCATAATTATATACAGTACTACCTTGCCACTTTGCGGATTGACTATCTCAGATTCACCACATCACGGCTTCGATATATACGCTTCATACATATGAAAAGTTTATAGTGTACGAACAATCATATAAACATGAAATAGGGCTAAGGCAAGTCACAAAATCCCTACATCACAGTTATTCGCCTATTAACACCAATaaacaaggtattactgtatttcaaatagtttttcctttgtttctcattttccaaaaatattccaattgTTCAACTTGAAcaaattaattgaattggataaaGAAGACAATCAATCCCACAACTTCTACGAGAGTGAATTCAAAATGTGAACTTCAATACATGAAAGTGAGTGTGAGATGTACTGTGCGATTAGATGTCCTACACAAAGTCTAATGTAATGCAAAGAGTTTATACCGTTTTGCCATGCAGGCTGGGTGCACTGACAGTGTGGGTGATGTAGCCCATGGCTGGCATGGAGCGCCTGGCAAGCTGGGAGGTCTGAGGAGGAAGCAAAAGGATGCAAGCACATCCATGTGTTAAGTGCATTTCACATAGTGTTTAATCAAAAAGAATGTTGAGAGGCTTCAAAGTTGAAAAGATTGCTGGCAAATAAATAAGCATACACAGCAATTTTTCTTCTATTGGAAACAAGGTGCGCCCCTGAATTTTCTGATGCTACAGGGCTTGGAaagatttgacatttttgcttAACACACAGAATTATTGAAACGGGGGCGGGCATGCTATGGCGAGCCTTAAAAGGACACAAACAACAAGAGATTTAATTAACTCCACATAAATTACAGCAAACCTGCTTtcttaaaataacatttgtttgctACCAGCAAGAGAAGCACTGTGAGCCATTCCCTCGGAGATTCCCAAGCCactatttttttgctgtataataggttttttatttaaatgcaagATGAGAAGAAAGGGCGTGCTGCTGATGTTTGAGATAGACTAGAGATG
It encodes the following:
- the plekha7b gene encoding pleckstrin homology domain-containing family A member 7 isoform X10; the encoded protein is MTTASHTGMRSYIYNKNSVIGSQAEHCGMRTYFFSADTQEDMNGWIRAMNQAALMQQSHTIKREITKPEKSEKQMLPQSNHVNQSSTAQLETFPRTDREHPWEDCVRLSPREEERFLLEVPVRSRLSEARDRLSPNTVEDPPQRNGYLTGQQVPAPSEHHNGNLLYLRGAGREKHAQRKNARAQVEHWVKVHKGDPPKSAPSTEYNLPRRTPPLPPKVSTADTSCQSLPKSPRLPSGSTSPSFNLPSDYKYAHDRLSHFRMSTDERVASKEGMVWQLYEWQQRQQFRHGSPTAPAYSGPNFTDSSSFTVTVEMPRSLSVPPSPCEVPPSVSPSFQPLSPRRPHTPSGRRTVRPLEEFSSVEKSGATSPGHIFTRLSQTSQLARRSMPAMGYITHTVSAPSLHGKTPEELTLLLIQLRRHQAKMAGGQSPAIVGAGGAFAHLQRQQHNGLIGPRVQADDTYVQLKKDLEYLDLKVTGRECLRKKVQRPVKIAESDADVKLSRLCEQDKILQELEAKIRTLKEDKDKLESVLDVSHQQMEQYRDQPSHMEKIAYQQKLLQEDVVHIRAEISRVSTEMENAWKEYIRLEKDVDWLKAALHGHMTRTDLSQQEKVLMRKELWRIEDVIAGLSSSKDNYKVTISSVTNPERKFVPCVSASSVPSMSGSPPAMEMRLSQQQHSPSLSPSTHNATTPTLSSSHSHQPSLHCGNTTTGNSWAEEDVPPRPPLPQVYSPDENPPAVPPLPRETTVIRHTSVRGLKRQSDERKRDREIGQNGDVKVELRPFLSDPELPGGGDGSSVTSVTSSGNNGGYQTLPSRAGSSVTMNHSSSISSYVTLRRATSAPGVKERSKSALERLYSADAVPQRGRMSADEQLERMKRHQKALVRQRKRTLSHGDRHASASPRSSSVSSRPLSDDFGSWRREQEFDLQLLERAVQGEEAQSVRSVQGEERPPEHKERPRSHSDDWLTFSSATREPTTHDGLETSDYDADLIKELSTPEKVLIPERYVDLEPEEPLSPEEMEDRHRKVERIKSILAKSSVQNLAPALCADKSEVNQLGLDSVLQEQERIITMSYMLASEASLKSKRVTVPSQANTPVPPPPPLPPPPPPLPPVSVAPSSSSSPLSNGIHYTFV
- the plekha7b gene encoding pleckstrin homology domain-containing family A member 7 isoform X9, which translates into the protein MSNHRSPSMVMDSSKPVNSTMDAASASKGSRGSSKCHSFGKRDQSIKRNLNIPVVVRGWLYKQDSSGMRLWKRKWFVLSDFCLFYYKDSREETVLGSIPLPSYVIAPVAPEDHVNRKYAFKASHTGMRSYIYNKNSVIGSQAEHCGMRTYFFSADTQEDMNGWIRAMNQAALMQQSHTIKREITKPEKSEKQMLPQSNHVNQSSTAQLETFPRTDREHPWEDCVRLSPREEERFLLEVPVRSRLSEARDRLSPNTVEDPPQRNGYLTGQQVPAPSEHHNGNLLYLRGAGREKHAQRKNARAQVEHWVKVHKGDPPKSAPSTEYNLPRRTPPLPPKVSTADTSCQSLPKSPRLPSGSTSPSFNLPSDYKYAHDRLSHFRMSTDERVASKEGMVWQLYEWQQRQQFRHGSPTAPAYSGPNFTDSSSFTVTVEMPRSLSVPPSPCEVPPSVSPSFQPLSPRRPHTPSGRRTVRPLEEFSSVEKSGATSPGHIFTRLSQTSQLARRSMPAMGYITHTVSAPSLHGKTPEELTLLLIQLRRHQAKMAGGQSPAIVGAGGAFAHLQRQQHNGLIGPRVQADDTYVQLKKDLEYLDLKVTGRECLRKKVQRPVKIAESDADVKLSRLCEQDKILQELEAKIRTLKEDKDKLESVLDVSHQQMEQYRDQPSHMEKIAYQQKLLQEDVVHIRAEISRVSTEMENAWKEYIRLEKDVDWLKAALHGHMTRTDLSQQEKVLMRKELWRIEDVIAGLSSSKDNYKVTISSVTNPERKFVPCVSASSVPSMSGSPPAMEMRLSQQQHSPSLSPSTHNATTPTLSSSHSHQPSLHCGNTTTGNSWAEEDVPPRPPLPQVYSPDENPPAVPPLPRETTVIRHTSVRGLKRQSDERKRDREIGQNGDVKVELRPFLSDPELPGGGDGSSVTSVTSSGNNGGYQTLPSRAGSSVTMNHSSSISSYVTLRRATSAPGVKERSKSALERLYSADAVPQRGRMSADEQLERMKRHQKALVRQRKRTLSHGDRHASASPRSSSVSSRPLSDDFGSWRREQEFDLQLLERAVQGEEAQSVRSVQGEERPPEHKERPRSHSDDWLTFSSATREPTTHDGLETSDYDADLIKELSTPEKVLIPERYVDLEPEEPLSPEEMEDRHRKVERIKSILAKSSVQNLAPALCADKSEVNQLGLDSVLQEQERIITMSYMLASEASLKSKRVTVPSQANTPVPPPPPLPPPPPPLPPVSVAPSSSSSPLSNGIHYTFV